A single window of Nitrospira sp. CR1.1 DNA harbors:
- a CDS encoding transglycosylase SLT domain-containing protein, translating to MHARCPGVGVPPLSLLFACLLCLSWPGSGGAESPITMQPEPALTLESPPQEDLQPATQEPDDVVEEEDRTAAAEEEVAETAAAVASEPSTEVPPAEALLQLKPLSGTTARFADLLTPPAEVIQEAAAEQAAESDNASEYNVPIVLDPSVQGHIRFFNVSIRNRFEQWLIRLSHYRPLVDSIFSEFQLPSDLIYLSLVESGFNPHAYSRARAAGPWQFMKGTAKVYGLRVDSYVDERRDPVKSTVAAARYLRDLYDLFGTWPLAMAAYNAGEGKVMRALHTAQAESFSDIAKTRLIRRETKEYVPRFMAATIIAKNPDRYGFPQNDVRPHQFEEVVVRRPIHFKAIANVTGISYQELKVLNPELRRDATPPDDPEYRLKVPVGTSEKVEQLLRRAPTHKFSPLPVPVKGRRVKPEPESGHWYRVRVGDTLEKIARRFNISVKTLKSNNNLTGPTIKAGSRLMIAH from the coding sequence ATGCACGCACGTTGTCCCGGCGTTGGCGTTCCGCCCCTCTCGCTGCTGTTTGCCTGCCTCCTCTGTCTTTCTTGGCCTGGATCTGGAGGGGCCGAGTCGCCGATCACGATGCAACCGGAGCCGGCCCTCACATTAGAGTCTCCGCCACAAGAAGACCTCCAGCCCGCTACGCAAGAACCTGACGATGTTGTAGAAGAAGAGGATCGCACCGCTGCCGCGGAAGAAGAAGTTGCCGAGACCGCGGCTGCCGTTGCCAGCGAACCATCCACGGAAGTCCCGCCAGCCGAAGCCTTGCTTCAACTCAAGCCGCTTAGCGGCACGACCGCCAGGTTTGCCGACTTGCTGACGCCTCCGGCAGAGGTCATCCAAGAAGCGGCGGCCGAGCAAGCAGCCGAATCGGACAATGCATCCGAATACAACGTCCCGATCGTGCTCGACCCTTCCGTACAAGGCCACATTCGTTTCTTTAATGTGTCGATCCGCAACCGATTTGAGCAGTGGCTCATCAGACTCAGCCATTACCGACCGCTGGTCGATAGCATCTTCTCCGAATTTCAGCTGCCGAGCGATCTGATCTATCTCTCCTTGGTCGAAAGCGGATTCAATCCGCACGCGTACTCACGCGCGCGGGCTGCCGGCCCCTGGCAATTCATGAAAGGCACTGCCAAGGTCTATGGATTGCGAGTGGACAGTTATGTGGATGAACGCCGGGACCCGGTGAAGTCGACCGTAGCGGCCGCGCGCTATCTGCGCGACCTCTACGATTTGTTCGGCACCTGGCCGCTGGCCATGGCCGCGTACAATGCCGGTGAGGGTAAGGTCATGCGGGCCCTGCATACGGCGCAAGCAGAGAGTTTTTCAGACATTGCGAAAACCAGGCTCATCCGGCGGGAAACAAAAGAATATGTGCCTCGGTTTATGGCGGCGACCATCATCGCCAAGAACCCGGATCGTTATGGCTTCCCTCAAAACGATGTCCGGCCACACCAGTTTGAAGAGGTGGTTGTCCGGCGCCCCATCCACTTCAAAGCCATCGCCAATGTCACTGGAATTTCATACCAGGAACTGAAGGTGCTCAATCCGGAATTACGGCGTGATGCGACGCCCCCGGATGATCCAGAATATCGCCTGAAGGTCCCCGTGGGCACCAGTGAGAAAGTGGAACAGTTGTTACGGCGAGCTCCGACCCACAAATTTTCCCCGCTACCTGTTCCAGTCAAGGGCCGGCGCGTCAAGCCAGAACCAGAATCCGGACATTGGTATCGAGTTCGAGTCGGCGACACCCTTGAGAAAATTGCCAGGCGATTCAACATCTCCGTCAAAACGCTCAAGTCCAATAACAACCTGACGGGTCCTACCATCAAGGCAGGAAGCCGCCTGATGATCGCGCACTAG
- a CDS encoding tetratricopeptide repeat protein yields MSYRIRVPEKVDPLDEAHLLTGVDRFLHVLQEQRRAVLAGLGVVLVAGAVVAGVMWYDYQSTLKARELDQEATLHYLNRPADDPKKSHEQLSQAITLYKQVVDQYPRSPAAPLALFHLGNAQVLANEVDAGIETYKRFMLLYGSNTSLLGLVQQRLAYAYLAKGDRDQAVKAFTGILDVPGALNKDHVLFELAKIEESQSRPEGALAHYQDLMKNYPNSPFTSEAAVRVKVLEVKKTPETPAAAPASTPTVSAPAPQPEQPAKTSSGKSAAPASKKKP; encoded by the coding sequence ATGAGTTATCGAATCAGAGTTCCTGAAAAAGTTGACCCGCTCGACGAAGCCCATCTCTTGACCGGGGTTGATCGGTTTCTCCATGTGTTGCAGGAACAACGGCGCGCCGTGTTAGCCGGGCTCGGGGTTGTTCTGGTCGCGGGGGCGGTCGTCGCCGGTGTGATGTGGTACGACTACCAATCTACGTTAAAAGCACGAGAGCTTGATCAGGAAGCCACGCTGCATTACCTCAACCGGCCCGCAGATGATCCAAAGAAAAGCCACGAACAGCTTTCCCAGGCCATTACGTTGTATAAGCAGGTGGTGGATCAATACCCACGAAGCCCTGCCGCGCCCCTGGCCTTGTTCCACCTGGGGAACGCTCAGGTGCTGGCTAATGAAGTTGATGCCGGGATCGAAACGTACAAACGCTTCATGTTGTTGTATGGCTCCAATACTTCGCTCTTAGGATTAGTCCAGCAACGCTTGGCCTATGCCTACTTAGCCAAGGGTGATCGTGACCAGGCGGTGAAGGCCTTTACCGGCATTCTCGATGTCCCCGGGGCCCTCAATAAGGACCATGTGTTGTTCGAGTTGGCAAAAATTGAAGAGTCGCAGTCCCGTCCTGAGGGAGCCCTCGCGCATTACCAGGATCTGATGAAGAATTATCCCAACTCGCCCTTCACCAGTGAAGCGGCGGTGCGGGTGAAAGTATTGGAAGTGAAGAAGACTCCGGAGACCCCGGCGGCGGCTCCCGCATCAACCCCGACCGTCAGCGCGCCTGCCCCTCAGCCTGAACAGCCTGCCAAGACCTCGTCCGGAAAGTCGGCTGCGCCGGCATCCAAGAAAAAGCCGTAG
- the bioF gene encoding 8-amino-7-oxononanoate synthase, protein MFEQHLQKLNDQHLLRRLRTISSATGPTVILDGREIILLSSNNYLGLATHPAVVDAAIEATRRYGAGSGAARLVCGTLTPHDTLETTLARFKGTEAALTFAAGYLTNISAIPALIGKDGVIFADRLCHASLIDGCRLSGATFRVYRHRDMDHLEHLLARRPAARRTLIVTDGIFSMDGDIAPMKEMAQLAERYGAEMYVDDAHGTGILGRTGRGTLEHCEVESRVRYHMGTLSKALGSAGGYVAGPATFIAYLVNTCRAFIYTTAPPPSNAAAATAAIQVIEQEPERRARLWRNRERLAQGLLRLGFRLAASESPILPVIVGAPDRAMNLAQALLTQGVYAPAIRPPTVPPATSRIRLTITADHTDEQIDRALAVLERAGRSLNLI, encoded by the coding sequence ATGTTCGAACAACATCTTCAAAAATTGAATGACCAGCATCTCTTGCGCCGGCTTCGGACGATCAGCTCGGCGACAGGCCCAACAGTCATACTGGACGGCCGTGAAATCATTCTTCTCTCCTCCAACAATTATCTCGGCCTGGCCACGCATCCGGCTGTTGTGGATGCCGCCATCGAGGCAACCCGCCGGTACGGAGCCGGCTCCGGCGCGGCACGCCTGGTCTGCGGCACCTTGACGCCTCATGACACGCTTGAAACCACCCTCGCCCGCTTCAAAGGCACAGAGGCGGCGCTCACCTTTGCCGCCGGGTATCTGACAAATATCAGCGCAATTCCTGCCTTGATCGGAAAAGACGGAGTGATCTTCGCCGACCGTCTTTGCCACGCGAGCCTCATCGACGGCTGCCGTCTGAGCGGAGCCACCTTTCGCGTATACCGTCATCGAGATATGGACCATCTTGAGCACCTGCTCGCCCGCCGGCCCGCGGCCCGACGCACCCTGATCGTGACCGACGGGATTTTCAGCATGGACGGGGACATTGCGCCAATGAAAGAAATGGCGCAGCTGGCGGAACGGTACGGCGCAGAGATGTATGTCGACGATGCGCATGGCACAGGCATTCTCGGACGCACCGGGCGCGGCACCCTCGAACATTGCGAGGTCGAATCGCGCGTTCGCTACCACATGGGAACCTTGAGCAAGGCGCTAGGGAGCGCGGGGGGATACGTGGCGGGTCCGGCCACATTCATTGCCTATTTGGTCAACACCTGCCGCGCCTTCATCTATACGACCGCCCCTCCACCTTCCAACGCGGCTGCGGCAACCGCCGCGATCCAGGTCATTGAGCAGGAACCAGAACGGCGCGCCCGCTTGTGGCGCAATCGCGAACGTCTTGCGCAAGGGCTCCTTCGACTTGGCTTCCGCTTGGCTGCATCGGAAAGTCCAATCCTACCGGTTATCGTCGGTGCCCCCGATCGCGCGATGAACTTAGCACAGGCCCTCCTCACGCAAGGCGTATATGCACCCGCCATACGCCCCCCGACAGTCCCGCCCGCCACCAGCAGAATTCGCCTGACCATCACCGCTGACCATACCGATGAGCAGATTGATCGAGCGCTGGCGGTGTTGGAACGGGCTGGTCGCTCCCTCAATCTCATTTGA
- a CDS encoding PilT/PilU family type 4a pilus ATPase encodes MDISKLLTFGVQQGASDCHISAGEPPMIRLHGDLKKLDHPPLTQDETHALIYDMMSDAQRKNFEEHRECDFSFDLGDIARFRVNVFVQGRGLGAVFRTIPTEILPLEKLGMPPILRQLCDREKGLILVTGPTGSGKSTTLAGMIDYLNNTFEGHILTIEDPVEFVHKSKKCLVNQRELGVHTLSFANALRAALREDPDIILVGEMRDLDTIQLALTAAETGHLVFATLHTSSAPKTIDRIIDAFPPNQQAQVRAQLSETLEAVLTQTLLKKKSGGRIAAVEIMVGTTAVRNLIREGKLHQIPGIMQASQKDGMQTMDMALVDLATRGMVTKAEAQSRSMNPNLFNAAGAA; translated from the coding sequence ATTGACATCTCCAAACTGTTGACCTTTGGTGTTCAGCAAGGCGCCTCGGACTGTCACATCAGCGCCGGTGAACCGCCGATGATTCGCCTGCATGGCGACCTGAAGAAACTCGACCATCCGCCGCTGACTCAGGATGAAACGCACGCCCTCATCTACGACATGATGAGTGATGCACAGCGCAAGAACTTTGAAGAACACCGCGAATGCGACTTTTCCTTCGACCTGGGCGATATCGCTCGATTCCGCGTGAACGTCTTTGTCCAGGGCCGCGGGTTAGGCGCGGTCTTCCGGACCATTCCGACCGAGATTCTTCCGCTCGAAAAGCTCGGTATGCCGCCCATTCTCCGGCAACTCTGTGACCGCGAAAAGGGGCTGATTCTTGTCACCGGCCCGACCGGGTCCGGAAAATCCACCACGCTCGCCGGCATGATCGACTATCTGAACAATACCTTCGAAGGCCACATTCTCACCATTGAAGACCCCGTGGAATTTGTGCACAAATCGAAAAAGTGCCTCGTCAATCAGCGCGAACTGGGCGTGCACACCTTGTCGTTCGCCAATGCGCTCCGCGCCGCGCTCCGCGAAGATCCCGACATTATTCTCGTCGGCGAAATGCGCGACTTGGATACAATTCAGCTGGCCTTGACCGCCGCCGAAACAGGGCACCTGGTCTTTGCGACGCTCCACACCTCCAGCGCCCCGAAAACCATTGATCGCATCATCGACGCCTTTCCGCCGAACCAGCAAGCGCAGGTCCGCGCGCAGCTGTCGGAAACATTGGAAGCGGTACTGACCCAGACGCTGCTCAAAAAGAAGAGTGGTGGCCGGATTGCAGCGGTGGAAATCATGGTCGGCACCACGGCGGTGCGCAACCTGATCCGCGAGGGCAAACTCCATCAAATTCCTGGCATCATGCAAGCGAGTCAGAAAGACGGCATGCAGACCATGGATATGGCCCTGGTCGACCTCGCCACGCGCGGCATGGTGACCAAAGCCGAGGCTCAATCCCGGAGCATGAATCCAAACCTCTTCAACGCGGCAGGCGCGGCCTAA
- a CDS encoding PilT/PilU family type 4a pilus ATPase: MDVRTLLEVMVKQESSDLYLTVDAPPIYRIHGSTHRTDAPPFTNEQLESLALALMRGQQRGEFEEKMEMNLALYYKDLGRFRVNIFRQKGNVGLVFRHIKAEIMTVEQLDLPPIVKDIAMTKRGLVLVVGATGSGKSTSLAAMIDHRNTVHAGHIISVEDPIEFVHHHKKSIVTQREVGFDTHSFGNALKNTLRQAPDVILIGEIRDTETMEAAITFAETGHLCLGTLHSNNANQSIERIMNFFPVERHAQIYLQLSLNLRAIISQRLIPSLDGRRVPALEIMLDTPRIKDLIKRSEIDTLKEAMEQGIEEGCQTFDHVLLQLYKAGKISIEQALINADSANNLRLKIKLAGLKGDDAVAALLDKNERDEKGFQIQGQMSQGGGKKR; the protein is encoded by the coding sequence ATGGATGTTCGCACGCTCCTCGAAGTGATGGTCAAACAGGAATCGTCCGATCTGTATCTGACTGTCGATGCTCCTCCCATTTATCGCATCCATGGCTCGACCCATCGGACGGATGCGCCGCCGTTTACCAATGAACAATTGGAGTCGTTGGCTCTGGCTCTGATGCGCGGCCAGCAGCGGGGCGAATTCGAAGAGAAAATGGAGATGAACCTCGCCCTGTATTACAAAGACCTGGGACGGTTCCGCGTGAATATCTTCCGGCAAAAGGGAAACGTCGGATTGGTGTTTCGACACATCAAAGCGGAGATCATGACGGTCGAGCAGTTGGATTTGCCTCCTATCGTCAAAGATATCGCCATGACGAAACGAGGGTTGGTCCTCGTCGTCGGAGCCACCGGCTCCGGTAAATCCACCTCCCTGGCGGCGATGATCGACCACCGGAACACCGTGCACGCCGGTCACATTATCAGCGTGGAAGACCCGATCGAGTTTGTCCATCACCACAAAAAATCGATCGTGACCCAGCGCGAGGTGGGTTTTGACACCCATTCCTTCGGAAACGCCCTGAAGAACACCTTGCGCCAAGCCCCGGACGTGATTCTCATCGGTGAAATCCGGGACACCGAGACCATGGAGGCCGCCATCACCTTCGCCGAAACCGGCCATCTCTGTCTCGGAACCCTGCACTCCAACAATGCCAATCAATCCATCGAACGCATCATGAACTTTTTCCCGGTGGAGCGCCACGCGCAGATCTACCTCCAGCTCTCACTCAACCTGCGGGCCATCATCTCTCAGCGTCTCATCCCCTCCCTCGATGGCCGCCGGGTTCCCGCATTGGAAATCATGCTCGACACCCCCCGTATCAAAGACCTAATTAAGCGTTCGGAAATCGATACGTTAAAAGAAGCGATGGAACAAGGCATTGAGGAAGGTTGTCAGACCTTTGACCATGTTCTCCTGCAACTCTACAAAGCAGGCAAAATCAGCATCGAACAGGCCTTGATCAACGCTGATAGCGCAAACAACCTTCGTCTCAAGATTAAACTGGCGGGCTTGAAAGGCGACGACGCGGTAGCGGCCTTGCTCGACAAAAACGAGAGAGATGAAAAGGGCTTCCAAATCCAGGGGCAGATGAGTCAAGGCGGCGGCAAGAAGCGGTGA
- a CDS encoding c-type cytochrome — MFGPNDSPSVSPSHQKHKAIAALVAGLVLLLALVGIQNAPPPSALSPAVPKIDPNMVPLVTGEEPIQELFVRAGCVVCHRIPGIAGADGKVGPPLWLGKTGAARLADPQYRGQAQTVREYIVESVVSPGMYVVPGFPADTMPVWYGRKLTAGALAKIAAYLEQTMDEP, encoded by the coding sequence ATGTTCGGTCCAAACGATTCCCCGTCGGTCTCGCCATCACATCAGAAACACAAAGCGATTGCCGCATTAGTCGCTGGATTGGTGTTGCTGCTCGCCTTGGTGGGAATTCAAAATGCCCCGCCCCCATCCGCATTATCTCCGGCTGTTCCGAAGATAGATCCGAATATGGTGCCGTTGGTGACGGGGGAGGAGCCGATTCAAGAGCTTTTTGTTCGCGCCGGTTGTGTCGTCTGCCATCGGATTCCAGGTATTGCGGGGGCCGACGGGAAGGTCGGTCCTCCGCTCTGGCTGGGCAAGACCGGAGCGGCTCGTCTGGCTGATCCTCAGTATCGGGGACAGGCTCAGACCGTTCGGGAATATATCGTCGAATCAGTGGTGTCACCGGGTATGTATGTGGTGCCCGGTTTTCCTGCGGACACGATGCCGGTGTGGTATGGAAGGAAATTGACCGCAGGAGCGCTGGCTAAGATTGCCGCGTATCTCGAGCAGACTATGGATGAGCCGTAG
- a CDS encoding SUMF1/EgtB/PvdO family nonheme iron enzyme: MRLLSVTAVLSAILLGGSGLASAGEPQAAVSGTSAEDVKGKDGAPMALIPAGSFTMGSNDGLPAERPEHVVTLDAFYIDRYEVSMQHYRAFLVGAKHDAPPTWDDEAAETVGDRPAVGMGWADAGAYCVWAGKRLPTEAEWEKAARGTDGRRYPWGQMQPFVDIANYNRGVWVSEAVTLTRVGGGVEGMSVRHGLKEGGRSPYGLHHMAGNAAEWVADWYDREYYSKSPEKNPTGPATGEKKVIRGGSWSDLPVALRSSARVSADPDFQDRSVGFRCAMNPAQ; this comes from the coding sequence ATGCGACTTTTAAGTGTAACGGCCGTGCTATCTGCCATCTTGCTTGGTGGATCAGGGCTGGCCTCGGCGGGCGAACCACAGGCCGCGGTCAGCGGTACTTCTGCGGAAGATGTGAAAGGAAAGGATGGCGCGCCCATGGCGCTCATTCCGGCCGGGTCATTTACGATGGGGAGTAACGACGGGCTTCCCGCTGAACGACCGGAGCATGTCGTCACGCTTGACGCTTTTTACATCGACCGCTATGAAGTTTCCATGCAGCACTATCGGGCGTTTCTCGTGGGCGCGAAGCACGATGCTCCTCCCACCTGGGATGACGAAGCTGCAGAAACGGTTGGTGATCGTCCGGCCGTAGGAATGGGCTGGGCTGATGCGGGGGCGTATTGTGTGTGGGCAGGGAAACGGCTTCCGACCGAAGCAGAGTGGGAAAAGGCGGCGCGTGGGACTGACGGGCGACGATACCCCTGGGGGCAGATGCAGCCGTTCGTCGACATTGCGAATTACAATCGCGGAGTATGGGTGAGTGAAGCGGTGACCCTAACACGTGTAGGTGGTGGTGTCGAAGGGATGAGTGTTCGCCATGGGCTGAAGGAAGGCGGGCGTAGTCCGTATGGCCTTCACCACATGGCAGGGAATGCCGCTGAATGGGTGGCCGACTGGTATGACCGGGAATACTATTCCAAGAGTCCTGAAAAAAACCCCACTGGTCCGGCGACCGGAGAGAAGAAAGTGATTCGTGGAGGGTCCTGGTCTGATCTGCCGGTGGCGTTACGATCGTCTGCACGGGTCTCAGCGGACCCGGATTTCCAGGATCGGTCAGTTGGATTCCGTTGCGCAATGAATCCAGCCCAGTAG